The following coding sequences lie in one Streptomyces venezuelae genomic window:
- a CDS encoding M15 family metallopeptidase, translating to MIRIPASARTVRTTRRGVRGLIFVGLIAGVVAVIAAAVLVRQAPTSSSRSSFTTPSLSSPSSSASPASPVSPSRIPPGGATVFDDSIPAVAKLDPELRKALRHAATAAAADNGVEFRVNSGWRSAEHQNRLLREAVEKYGSESEAARWVATAETSPHVAGDAVDLGGSRATAWLSGHGAAYGLCQIYRNEPWHYELRADAADRGCPRMYADPTQDPRMRRQR from the coding sequence ATGATTCGAATTCCAGCGTCCGCACGGACGGTACGGACAACGCGCCGCGGGGTTCGAGGGCTGATCTTCGTCGGTCTGATCGCCGGCGTCGTCGCGGTGATCGCCGCGGCAGTCCTCGTCCGCCAGGCGCCGACATCGTCTTCAAGGTCGTCCTTCACCACGCCTTCTCTGTCTTCTCCCTCTTCCTCGGCTTCCCCGGCTTCCCCGGTCTCTCCGTCACGTATCCCTCCGGGCGGCGCGACCGTTTTCGACGACTCGATTCCCGCCGTGGCCAAACTCGATCCGGAACTGCGCAAGGCGCTCCGGCATGCGGCTACAGCGGCTGCCGCGGACAACGGCGTCGAATTCCGTGTCAACAGCGGATGGCGTTCCGCGGAACACCAGAATCGGCTTCTCCGTGAAGCGGTCGAGAAATACGGGTCCGAAAGCGAGGCCGCCCGCTGGGTGGCCACCGCGGAGACGTCCCCGCACGTGGCGGGGGATGCGGTCGACCTCGGGGGATCCAGGGCGACGGCGTGGCTCTCCGGGCACGGCGCCGCGTACGGGCTGTGCCAGATCTACCGCAACGAACCCTGGCACTACGAACTGCGCGCGGACGCGGCGGACCGCGGCTGCCCACGGATGTACGCCGACCCCACGCAGGACCCCAGGATGCGGCGGCAGCGGTGA
- a CDS encoding endonuclease/exonuclease/phosphatase family protein, whose protein sequence is MTRVDTAERARGGRAPERGTDTRGTPRPRLHRSIRSLRGSGPWKRGLVSAALALALGLLMLLHGRITDRGGIGSLVETFLPWFGLGVPVLLCVALWRRSASATIALVLPVAAWLSLFGGLLGDRAQSGGDLTLVSHNVAAENTDPVGTARALIGSGADVLALEEISEGARGTYEKELARAYPHHTVQGTVGLWSKLPLSRTRPVDTEQDVGPLGDSKPASAKLVDNRALRTTVATDQGPLAVYVAHLGSVRVTSDGGFGTATRDRNARALTRALAAERNERVVLLGDLNGTVDDRALDGLTAQLHSAHDEAGSGFGFSWPAKFPVARIDQILVRGVEAKRAWVMPETGSDHLPVGTAISW, encoded by the coding sequence ATGACGCGGGTCGACACGGCGGAGCGCGCGCGGGGCGGCCGAGCACCGGAGCGGGGCACGGACACGCGTGGGACCCCGCGCCCACGCCTCCATCGGTCAATACGTTCCCTGCGCGGGTCCGGTCCCTGGAAGCGCGGCCTCGTGTCCGCGGCACTCGCGCTCGCGCTGGGCCTGCTCATGCTGCTGCACGGACGGATCACCGACCGAGGCGGCATCGGCAGCCTGGTGGAGACGTTCCTGCCGTGGTTCGGCCTGGGCGTGCCCGTGCTGCTCTGCGTCGCGCTCTGGCGCCGCTCCGCGTCCGCGACGATCGCGCTGGTGCTCCCGGTCGCCGCGTGGCTGAGCCTCTTCGGCGGGCTGCTCGGCGACAGGGCGCAGTCGGGCGGCGACCTCACCCTGGTCAGCCACAACGTCGCGGCCGAGAACACCGACCCGGTCGGCACCGCCCGCGCCCTGATCGGCTCCGGTGCTGACGTGCTCGCGCTGGAGGAGATCAGCGAGGGGGCCAGGGGGACGTACGAGAAGGAACTGGCGCGGGCGTACCCGCACCACACCGTGCAGGGCACGGTCGGACTGTGGAGCAAGCTGCCGCTCTCCCGCACCCGGCCCGTCGACACCGAGCAGGACGTCGGGCCTCTCGGCGACAGCAAGCCGGCGTCGGCCAAGCTGGTCGACAACAGGGCGCTGCGCACCACGGTGGCGACGGACCAGGGCCCGCTCGCCGTGTACGTGGCCCACCTCGGATCCGTACGGGTGACGTCGGACGGAGGCTTCGGCACGGCCACCCGGGACAGGAACGCCCGGGCACTCACCCGGGCGCTCGCCGCCGAGCGGAACGAACGCGTGGTCCTGCTCGGCGACCTGAACGGCACCGTGGACGACCGCGCCCTCGACGGCCTCACCGCACAGCTGCACTCGGCCCACGACGAGGCGGGCAGCGGGTTCGGGTTCAGCTGGCCCGCGAAGTTCCCCGTGGCGCGGATCGACCAGATCCTGGTCCGCGGGGTGGAGGCGAAGCGTGCGTGGGTGATGCCCGAGACGGGCAGCGATCACCTGCCGGTGGGAACCGCGATCAGCTGGTGA
- a CDS encoding lytic polysaccharide monooxygenase auxiliary activity family 9 protein, with protein MDKKRKIAAAIGAGMAPVLALTLPTGSASAHGYVNAPASRQAQCAARTIACGEIKYEPQSVEGPKGLRSCSGGNARFAELDNDSKGWKVSDVSRTQTFTWTFTARHRTLNYEYFVDGTKVATVDGHNQQPPATVSHQVNLGNFTGRHKVLAVWNIGDTSNAFYACIDVNIR; from the coding sequence ATGGACAAGAAGCGGAAGATCGCCGCAGCGATAGGCGCCGGGATGGCGCCCGTGCTCGCCCTGACGTTGCCGACCGGCTCGGCCAGCGCGCACGGTTACGTGAACGCGCCGGCGAGCCGGCAGGCGCAGTGTGCCGCGCGGACCATCGCGTGCGGCGAGATCAAGTACGAACCGCAGAGCGTCGAGGGACCCAAGGGCCTGCGCAGCTGTAGCGGCGGCAACGCGCGGTTCGCCGAGCTGGACAACGACAGCAAGGGCTGGAAGGTCAGCGACGTCAGCAGGACGCAGACCTTCACCTGGACGTTCACCGCGCGGCACCGCACCCTGAACTACGAGTACTTCGTCGACGGCACGAAGGTCGCGACCGTCGACGGCCACAACCAGCAGCCGCCGGCGACGGTCTCGCACCAGGTCAACCTCGGCAACTTCACCGGCAGGCACAAGGTCCTCGCGGTGTGGAACATCGGGGACACGTCCAACGCCTTCTACGCGTGCATCGACGTCAACATCCGCTGA
- a CDS encoding PAS domain S-box protein yields MDDSTFKALSRTGTPGRYAAFADLVDLAPAAAFIRDSDGRYLWANHAYAHLYGTVPDHVIGKYIEDLDEPAEAEQFRALDQEILSRGTPVRHTLGYRRPDGSAGRAVGHRFPVRENARTCVAGIYVDVTDHLRATVQWQEAEENLQALRDHSGLPCALLSANGRVVEASAAAAELFQVSPHDLVGRRAHTLLAPEPDLDRLHRRWNGLISRRTRRVETSAVLVDAHGLQRRAQLHLTSIGHSASRARHVWAVVTHQSLAHEAHPALTAAQIRILSLLAEGSSNGDIATSLHLSRQTVDYHLSRLRHLLGAATRPALVARAYVLGILAPRAWPPRSATAAHPLSTV; encoded by the coding sequence GTGGACGATTCCACCTTCAAGGCACTGAGCAGGACCGGTACGCCCGGCAGATACGCGGCCTTCGCGGACCTCGTCGACCTCGCCCCCGCCGCCGCGTTCATACGGGACAGCGACGGCCGCTACCTGTGGGCCAACCACGCGTACGCGCACCTCTACGGCACGGTCCCGGACCACGTGATCGGCAAGTACATCGAGGACCTCGACGAACCCGCAGAGGCCGAGCAGTTCCGCGCCCTCGACCAGGAGATCCTCAGCCGGGGCACACCGGTGCGCCACACCCTCGGCTACCGGCGCCCCGACGGCAGCGCGGGCCGGGCGGTGGGCCACCGCTTCCCCGTACGGGAGAACGCGCGGACCTGTGTCGCGGGGATCTACGTGGACGTTACCGACCACCTGCGCGCCACGGTCCAGTGGCAGGAGGCCGAGGAGAATCTGCAGGCCCTGCGCGACCACAGCGGTCTGCCCTGCGCGCTGCTCTCCGCGAACGGGCGGGTGGTCGAGGCGAGCGCGGCGGCGGCCGAACTGTTCCAGGTCAGCCCGCACGACCTGGTGGGCCGCCGCGCGCACACGCTTCTGGCACCGGAGCCCGACCTCGACCGGCTGCACCGCCGCTGGAACGGCCTGATATCCCGCCGCACGAGACGGGTGGAGACGTCCGCGGTACTCGTGGACGCGCACGGTCTGCAGCGCCGCGCGCAGCTGCACCTCACGTCGATCGGCCACTCGGCGTCGCGGGCGCGGCACGTGTGGGCCGTGGTCACGCATCAGAGCCTGGCCCACGAGGCGCATCCGGCGCTGACCGCCGCGCAGATCCGCATCCTGTCGCTGCTCGCGGAGGGCAGCAGCAACGGCGACATCGCCACGTCGCTGCACCTGTCGCGGCAGACGGTCGACTACCACCTGAGCCGCCTGCGGCACCTCTTGGGCGCGGCGACCCGCCCCGCTCTGGTCGCCCGCGCCTACGTCCTCGGCATCCTGGCCCCCCGCGCCTGGCCGCCGCGCTCGGCGACGGCCGCACATCCGCTCAGCACGGTCTGA
- a CDS encoding acetyl-CoA carboxylase biotin carboxylase subunit family protein — translation MSKVLLVHAKGGPPLGHVLSRTAARAEVHLLALSALPPAVAGPARRLCASVVTPDGTHRSDLVSLIAERAEAVGADAVLTFSEYAVVAVAEACEALGLAGAGAAAALARDKRLMRRTWQQHGLPQPEFRPVGTEADLRAAARELPGPLLLKAAWSAGSTAHQIIRDPREVPAAWARSREVMAESAQLGFAELHVAEADADFVVEQIVTGTASDWFDEPGWGDYVSVEGVVADGTFHPVCISGRMPTVEPFTERASITPALLAQDAQDRIVDLARRAVDALGLRDCGTHTEIKLGADGRMWLIETAARFGGAMTVPQIEEVFGLDLVGMLVDHLVGRRVEWPAQALTPERARGAAGSLVVLAVDGEGEAWRGRKVWDFPSVTADVPLSRGSELSVVPESSLADGSVVPVYDPAAGANTMAALCLLSATTPRTVLRDFETLVDALPQVLPAARPEEVPA, via the coding sequence GTGAGCAAGGTGCTGTTAGTGCATGCCAAGGGTGGTCCGCCGCTCGGTCACGTCCTCTCCCGGACGGCCGCGAGGGCGGAAGTGCACCTGCTGGCGCTCAGCGCTCTGCCTCCCGCCGTGGCGGGGCCCGCCCGGAGACTGTGCGCGTCGGTCGTCACGCCCGACGGCACGCACCGCTCCGACCTGGTGTCCCTCATCGCCGAGCGGGCCGAGGCCGTCGGCGCGGACGCGGTGCTCACCTTCTCCGAATACGCGGTCGTGGCCGTCGCGGAGGCCTGCGAGGCGCTCGGCCTCGCGGGGGCCGGCGCCGCCGCCGCGCTCGCCCGCGACAAGCGGCTGATGCGGCGCACCTGGCAGCAACACGGGTTGCCGCAGCCCGAGTTCCGCCCCGTCGGCACCGAAGCGGACCTGCGTGCGGCGGCCCGCGAACTGCCGGGGCCGCTGCTCCTCAAGGCGGCCTGGAGCGCCGGATCCACCGCGCACCAGATCATCCGCGACCCGCGCGAGGTCCCGGCCGCCTGGGCCCGCTCCCGCGAAGTGATGGCCGAGTCCGCCCAGTTGGGCTTCGCCGAACTGCATGTCGCGGAGGCCGACGCGGACTTCGTCGTCGAGCAGATCGTCACCGGCACCGCGTCGGACTGGTTCGACGAGCCCGGCTGGGGCGACTACGTGAGCGTCGAGGGCGTCGTCGCGGACGGCACCTTCCACCCGGTCTGCATCAGCGGCCGCATGCCGACCGTCGAACCGTTCACCGAACGCGCCAGCATCACCCCCGCCCTCCTGGCCCAGGACGCCCAGGACCGGATCGTGGACCTGGCCCGGCGCGCCGTCGACGCACTCGGTCTGCGCGACTGCGGCACGCACACGGAGATCAAGCTGGGCGCCGACGGCCGCATGTGGCTGATCGAGACGGCCGCACGGTTCGGCGGCGCGATGACCGTGCCGCAGATCGAGGAGGTCTTCGGCCTCGACCTCGTCGGCATGCTCGTCGACCACCTCGTGGGACGCCGCGTGGAGTGGCCCGCGCAGGCCCTCACCCCGGAGCGGGCGCGCGGCGCGGCGGGCTCCCTCGTCGTCCTCGCCGTCGACGGAGAAGGGGAGGCCTGGCGCGGACGCAAGGTCTGGGACTTCCCCTCCGTGACCGCGGACGTGCCCCTGAGCCGCGGCAGCGAGCTGTCGGTGGTTCCGGAGAGCTCCCTCGCCGACGGCAGCGTCGTGCCGGTGTACGACCCGGCCGCGGGCGCCAACACCATGGCCGCCCTGTGCCTGCTCTCCGCCACCACCCCGCGGACCGTGCTCCGCGACTTCGAGACCCTGGTCGACGCCCTGCCCCAGGTGCTGCCCGCCGCCCGTCCCGAGGAGGTCCCGGCATGA